The Drosophila mauritiana strain mau12 chromosome 2R, ASM438214v1, whole genome shotgun sequence genome has a segment encoding these proteins:
- the LOC117138399 gene encoding proliferating cell nuclear antigen yields MFEARLGQATILKKILDAIKDLLNEATFDCSDSGIQLQAMDNSHVSLVSLTLRSDGFDKFRCDRNLSMGMNLGSMAKILKCANNEDNVTMKAQDNADTVTIMFESANQEKVSDYEMKLMNLDQEHLGIPETDFSCVVRMPAMEFARICRDLAQFSESVVICCTKEGVKFSASGDVGTANIKLAQTGSVDKEEEAVIIEMQEPVTLTFACRYLNAFTKATPLSTQVQLSMCANVPLVVEYAIKDLGHIRYYLAPKIEDNET; encoded by the exons ATGTTTGAGGCACGCCTGGGTCAAGCCACCATCCTGAAGAAGATCTTGGATGCCATCAAAGATCTGCTCAATGAGGCAACCTTCGATTGCAGCGACTCCGGCATTCAG CTACAGGCCATGGACAACTCCCATGTGTCGCTTGTCTCGCTGACCCTGCGTTCCGATGGATTCGACAAGTTCCGCTGCGACCGCAATCTCTCCATGGGCATGAATCTGGGCAGCATGGCGAAGATTCTGAAGTGCGCCAACAACGAGGACAATGTGACGATGAAGGCGCAGGATAACGCCGACACCGTCACGATCATGTTCGAATCGGCTAACCAGGAGAAGGTATCCGACTACGAGATGAAGCTGATGAACCTCGACCAGGAGCACCTGGGCATACCGGAGACGGACTTCTCGTGCGTGGTCCGCATGCCGGCCATGGAGTTCGCTCGCATCTGCCGCGATCTGGCGCAATTCAGCGAATCCGTTGTAATCTGCTGCACCAAGGAGGGCGTCAAGTTCTCGGCCAGCGGCGATGTGGGCACCGCCAACATTAAGCTCGCCCAAACTGGCTCTGTCgacaaggaggaggaggccgTGATCATCGAGATGCAGGAGCCGGTGACGCTGACCTTTGCCTGTCGCTACCTGAACGCCTTCACAAAGGCGACGCCATTGTCCACCCAAGTGCAGCTGTCGATGTGTGCAAATGTTCCGCTGGTAGTAGAATATGCGATTAAGGATCTGGGTCACATTCGCTACTACCTGGCACCCAAGATCGAGGACAACGAGACATAA
- the LOC117135413 gene encoding DNA replication inhibitor plutonium, producing the protein MGEINALSCVGQDDVVSLRIVCTMARDGRQHNLEDVDMYGNTALLKACYLGRFECARTLLEFGANIFAMNYFGQNALTLATYAGHLTLVKELLRRRSYKDFNLSSMIPALCVATLQKHSALVAYFTQLDPRGVQETQTVHGLGVAELRGMIKAAGRLDKRNARSPPTFITNRLR; encoded by the exons ATGGGTGAAATAAATG cGCTCAGCTGCGTCGGACAGGATGATGTCGTTTCCCTGCGCATCGTGTGCACCATGGCTCGCGACGGCAGGCAACACAACCTCGAGGATGTGGACATGTATGGGAACACCGCCCTATTGAAGGCCTGCTATTTGGGGCGATTTGAGTGCGCCCGTACGCTGCTGGAATTCGGGGCAAACATCTTTGCTATGAACTACTTTGGCCAAAATGCCCTGACACTTGCCACTTATGCTGGGCATTTGACTTTAGTAAAGGAGCTGTTGCGACGCAGATCCTACAAGGATTTCAATCTGTCTTCGATGATACCGGCTCTTTGTGTGGCTACACTGCAAAAACACTCCGCCTTAGTTGCCTATTTTACCCAATTGGATCCGAGGGGCGTGCAAGAAACTCAAACAGTGCATG GTCTGGGAGTTGCTGAGCTGCGTGGAATGATTAAAGCTGCAGGCCGCTTAGATAAGCGCAATGCGCGCTCCCCTCCCACTTTTATTACCAATCGTCTGCGTTAA
- the LOC117135417 gene encoding 40S ribosomal protein S18 has translation MSLVIPEKFQHILRIMNTNIDGKRKVGIAMTAIKGVGRRYSNIVLKKADVDLTKRAGECTEEEVDKVVTIISNPLQYKVPNWFLNRQKDIIDGKYWQLTSSNLDSKLRDDLERLKKIRSHRGLRHYWGLRVRGQHTKTTGRRGRTVGVSKKK, from the exons ATG TCGCTCGTCATCCCAGAGAAGTTCCAGCACATCCTGCGTATCATGAATACGAACATCGACGGCAAGCGCAAGGTGGGCATCGCCATGACCGCCATCAAGGGAGTGGGTCGCCGCTACTCCAACATTGTGCTGAAGAAGGCCGATGTCGATCTTACCAAGCGCGCCGGTGAGTGCACCGAGGAGGAG GTCGACAAGGTGGTGACCATCATCTCGAACCCTCTGCAGTACAAGGTGCCCAACTGGTTCCTCAACAGGCAGAAGGACATCATCGATGGCAAGTACTGGCAGCTGACCTCCTCCAACTTGGACTCGAAGCTGCGTGATGATTTGGAGCGTCTGAAGAAGATCCGCTCCCACCGTGGTCTGCGTCACTACTGGGGCCTCCGTGTGCGTGGCCAGCACACCAAGACCACCGGTCGCCGTGGTCGCACCGTGGGTGTGTCCAAGAAGAAGTAA
- the LOC117135414 gene encoding phospholipid-transporting ATPase ABCA1, translating to MSSGESPVNPQSSICLLWLVICKTARFQFSNTLTSVIIVGPIVVFLVYAATALFREPQEETSVKYPPVNITTKVPYIFYSPENLVLAAVIEDVVHDLKAVGSQAFASASELNNALIGKDTYGYVGIEFDDSFSDINELPVNVTVGLRFPLHLRKNPKMVWDNTSILKHSKMDIDYYQVEGFLVVQAKLSEALIRAKNEAVDLPEVILQHYPDVAEVDNLDNRVALCGVLFLPVTISAAYLAQMIVMERRDHLRDMLELMGVRAWIYWLSWFLVAFLLLSIPTVFMVLLLRWRYFSLSDSSLVLFFLLVYNLEVLTSAFMISSFFSDTVGVQVAIVIVHLVGCLPWRLLLMGYNPTLPRTIFVCLFLNSSLSMGLQQFIKSENLRLGMHWSCLFKRTDWDEFVHLGPILLFMLFGCVLRILVLAYMEQLRSYRNRKWYFPVQRSFWCRWNRRPRSDDFDVEGQETGIRGHPLIVQARNIEKVFNESVAVKELNLNFYQDEITVFLGHNDSGKSTIFMLLAGFLSPSAGEITINGYDLATNQRKARQSMCICPQHNVLFEKVDARWHLQFYCRLKGLSRREASAETDKYLEIGRLQDFANTKVKNLPSGIKRMLMLCCNLCGNSKILLLDEPGTSMDPAMRSSMWDLLRRERKGRCIIMATHNMHEAEVVADQIVVLCDAQVIGYGTMGFLTQIAGTGSSYLLICTKMDTCFVAEVTNFLQIRFPDIKLHNEFSIYVTYELPTKHVAQYAGLFLELEEALGELNLAEISVCAPTLGSVFLRMGEDMRQSWNRISSFDLLSSPSPMSSLLNLLPTFEVREDDGSVKCCNQWRAIVGKKSLFTWRHRKFYCTIIATPIIICLLIISFAIFIFLVDHHLCELLVTDLSIYPKAVFVIDSPAEGNRFERRYMANVIGQGGTVRSTAGTPIDDYLLAEMKSDQVKVQHTFLAGATFDSEANSIVAWSNNKLKHGSPLSLGLVYAAIGQELAQLDIRIVNKPYQDTVQQAVRGLIYASTIEFAVLVFHYLVLSTTIFAVLPILERRSKVQHQQFSSGVSRSTYWLSHLSWDYCFYIAMILPLIVVAGITIGSVLPVIVQLLAFGFSAISFTYMLCLMSHDFGKMFSIILYINMIGVLALFIHPKSPQARYAVIESVLLVHPHYSLCCGMYEAIRTSTYSLKALLHLIFGGAVYLIIVVFAWVPRRLNYVFKSIRNEKIYPRYEDEDKEVDKIRRRLAYLTTAHYAFFPLILKNLSKRYGSFVAVRSLTLDLNPFECVGLLGRNGSGKSSTFRMIVGMESITAGSIHIKGYSLKTRPNDASRHVGFCPREPMLSSFMTGKDALRFCCMINGIRKEYIKSLVASLAECFELVPHMNKRISTYSNGTKRKLMIAMGTLAPSLMCLDEPTAGVDMHAKYEIWRILDGIRQGGRSILLTTHNLEECEFLCTNVGIMDHGSLLCYGSLSRLKHRFNMGIFVKVKMGTRAELDDDRDNWMRLTMMAPNDNEMGSIVGARRMMLAHLLRHHNPPVEPVKKSGTSRAQPDTTNSELNMRKDYEALLRELEEVFKRDHPYSTVSEKYSYRGMITFCIPRGQIKWSAIFDYMENLKDELQILYYSVSHTTFQDVFMEFVRKHNQ from the exons ATGTCCAGTGGCGAATCGCCGGTGAATCCGCAGAGCAGCATATGCCTGCTGTGGCTGGTCATATGCAAGACGGCCCGCTTCCAGTTCTCCAATACGCTAACCAGCGTGATCATTGTGGGGCCCATCGTCGTCTTCCTCGTTTATGCGGCGACAGCTTTGTTCCGAGAGCCGCAAGAGGAGACGTCGGTGAAGTACCCGCCCGTCAACATCACAACCAAAGTGCC GTACATATTCTACTCACCTGAGAACCTAGTCTTGGCTGCTGTCATCGAGGATGTCGTTCACGATCTGAAGGCCGTGGGCAGTCAGGCCTTTGCCAGCGCCTCTGAACTGAATAATGCGCTGATAGGAAAGGATACATATGGCTACGTGGGCATTGAGTTTGACGACAGCTTCAGCGACATAAATGAGCTTCCTGTTAATGTCACGGTGGGCCTGCGTTTTCCGCTTCACCTGCGCAAGAATCCCAAGATGGTTTGGGACAACACTTCGATCTTGAAGCACTCCAAAATGGACATTGATTACTATCAGGTGGAGGGATTTTTGGTTGTGCAAGCCAAGCTCAGCGAGGCGTTGATCAGGGCCAAAAACGAAGCCGTCGACCTGCCGGAAGTAATCCTGCAACACTATCCCGATGTCGCGGAAGTGGACAACTTGGATAATAGGGTAGCTTTGTGCGGAGTTCTTTTCCTGCCCGTCACCATATCCGCCGCATATCTTGCCCAA ATGATTGTGATGGAAAGGCGCGATCATTTGAGGGACATGCTGGAACTCATGGGCGTGAGGGCATGGATATACTGGTTGTCCTGGTTTCTGGTGGCCTTCCTGCTCCTGTCCATTCCCACCGTATTCATGGTTCTCTTGCTGAGGTGGCGCTACTTTTCGCTGAGTGATTCGTCGCTGGTGCTGTTCTTTCTGCTGGTCTACAACTTGGAGGTCCTCACGTCGGCCTTCATGATTTCGTCCTTTTTCTCGGACACGGTCGGCGTGCAAGTGGCCATAGTGATCGTGCACCTGGTTGGCTGCCTGCCATGGCGCCTATTGCTCATGGGCTATAATCCCACTTTACCGCGCACCATATTCGTCTGCTTGTTCCTGAACAGCTCGTTGTCCATGGGGCTGCAGCAGTTCATTAAGAGCGAGAACCTCCGCTTGGGCATGCACTGGAGTTGTCTCTTTAAGCGCACCGATTGGGATGAATTTGTGCACCTGGGCCCCATCCTCCTCTTCATGCTGTTTGGCTGCGTGTTGCGCATACTGGTGCTGGCTTACATGGAACAGCTGAGGAGTTATCGAAATAGAAAGTGGTATTTTCCGGTCCAGCGTTCATTTTGGTGTCGATGGAATAGGCGACCTCGATCCGATGACTTCGATGTCGAAGGGCAGGAGACGGGCATCAGAGGCCATCCCCTGATCGTACAGGCCCGGAACATTGAAAAGGTCTTCAACGAATCGGTTGCAGTTAAAGAGCTCAATCTGAACTTTTACCAAGACGAGATCACCGTGTTTCTGGGCCACAACGATTCGGGCAAGTCGACAATCTTTATGCTGCTGGCCGGCTTCTTAAGTCCCAGCGCCGGCGAAATCACCATCAACGGCTACGACCTGGCCACCAATCAGAGGAAAGCACGACAATCCATGTGCATTTGCCCGCAGCACAATGTGCTGTTCGAGAAGGTTGACGCACGATGGCACCTCCAGTTCTACTGCCGCCTCAAGGGACTGAGCCGGCGGGAGGCTTCTGCCGAGACGGACAAGTATCTGGAGATCGGCCGCTTGCAGGACTTTGCCAACACCAAGGTGAAGAATCTGCCGAGCGGTATTAAGCGTATGCTCATGCTGTGCTGCAATCTGTGCGGAAACTCCAAG ATACTCCTGTTGGACGAGCCCGGCACCAGCATGGATCCTGCAATGCGCAGCAGCATGTGGGACCTGCTGCGGCGGGAACGCAAGGGTCGCTGCATCATCATGGCCACGCACAACATGCATGAGGCCGAGGTGGTTGCGGATCAGATTGTGGTTCTGTGCGACGCCCAGGTGATCGGATACGGCACCATGGGCTTTCTCACCCAGATCGCGGGCACGGGCTCATCTTACCTGCTGATCTGCACCAAGATGGACACGTGCTTTGTGGCGGAGGTGACGAACTTTCTGCAGATCCGTTTTCCGGACATCAAGCTGCACAACGAGTTCAGCATTTACGTGACTTACGAGCTGCCCACCAAGCATGTGGCGCAATATGCGGGCTTGTTtctggagctggaggaggCATTAGGCGAACTGAATCTGGCAGAGATCAGCGTGTGTGCCCCCACGCTGGGAAGTGTCTTTCTGCGGATGGGGGAGGATATGAGGCAGTCCTGGAACCGAATTAGCTCCTTTGACTTGCTGTCCAGTCCATCGCCCATGTCGTCCCTGCTCA ATCTCCTGCCCACCTTCGAAGTGCGCGAGGACGATGGTAGCGTGAAGTGTTGCAACCAGTGGCGGGCGATCGTGGGGAAGAAGAGTCTGTTCACTTGGCGCCACCGCAAGTTCTACTGCACGATCATTGCGACGCCAATCATCATCTGCCTGCTCATCATCTCGTTTGCCATCTTCATCTTCCTGGTCGATCATCATCTGTGCGAGCTGCTGGTCACGGATTTGAGCATCTACCCCAAGGCGGTCTTTGTGATCGATTCACCAGCGGAGGGGAATAGGTTTGAACGACGCTACATGGCGAATGTCATCGGGCAGGGAGGCACAGTTCGGAGTACGGCTGGTACTCCTATCGATGACTATCTCCTGGCGGAGATGAAGTCGGATCAGGTGAAGGTGCAGCATACGTTTTTGGCCGGCGCCACCTTCGACAGCGAAGCCAACTCGATCGTCGCCTGGTCGAACAACAAGCTCAAGCACGGCTCTCCACTCTCATTGGGCCTGGTGTACGCGGCCATTGGGCAGGAGCTGGCCCAACTGGATATACGGATTGTGAACAAACCGTACCAGGATACGGTGCAGCAGGCAGTGCGGGGACTGATCTACGCCAGCACCATTGAGTTCGCCGTGCTTGTGTTCCATTACCTTGTCCTGAGCACCACCATCTTTGCAGTTTTGCCGATCCTTGAGCGCCGGTCCAAAGTGCAGCATCAGCAATTCAGCAGCGGGGTGAGCAGGAGCACCTACTGGCTGTCGCACCTGTCCTGGGACTATTGCTTTTACATCGCAATGATCTTGCCTCTGATCGTGGTCGCCGGAATCACAATAGGTTCCGTGTTGCCCGTGATAGTTCAGTTGCTTGCCTTCGGGTTCTCCGCCATTTCATTCACCTATATGTTGTGCCTGATGTCCCATGATTTCGGCAAGATGTTCAGCATTATATTGTACATCAATATGATAG GTGTCTTGGCCCTCTTCATCCACCCAAAGAGTCCGCAAGCTCGGTACGCTGTTATTGAGTCCGTGCTTTTGGTCCATCCACATTATTCATTGTGTTGCGGAATGTATGAGGCGATACGTACGAGTACCTACAGCTTGAAGGCGCTACTTCACCTGATATTCGGCGGAGCGGTGTATCTCATCATTGTGGTGTTCGCATGGGTTCCGCGCCGACTAAACTATGTCTTCAA GTCCATTCGCAACGAAAAGATATACCCGCGCTACGAGGATGAGGATAAAGAAGTTGACAAAATCCGGCGGAGATTAGCCTACCTGACCACCGCGCATTACGCCTTCTTTCCTCTGATCCTGAAGAACCTATCGAAGCGCTATGGCAGCTTTGTGGCAGTACGGTCCCTAACATTGGATCTCAATCC GTTCGAGTGCGTTGGCTTGCTGGGCAGGAATGGGTCTGGCAAGTCCAGCACCTTCCGCATGATCGTGGGCATGGAGTCGATCACGGCGGGCAGCATTCACATCAAGGGCTACAGCCTGAAGACGCGTCCCAATGACGCCTCGCGACACGTGGGCTTCTGTCCGCGGGAACCGATGCTCTCGTCGTTCATGACTGGCAAGGATGCGCTGCGCTTCTGTTGCATGATCAACGGCATTCGCAAGGAATATATCAAGAGCTTGGTGGCGTCATTGGCCGAGTGCTTTGAACTCGTGCCGCACATGAACAAGCGCATCAGCACATACAGCAATGGAACGAAGCGGAAGCTAATGATTGCCATGGGCACCCTGGCGCCCTCGCTCATGTGCCTGGACGAGCCCACCGCCGGCGTGGACATGCATGCCAAGTACGAGATATGGAGGATTTTGGACGGCATCCGCCAGGGTGGTCGCAGCATTCTGCTGACCACGCACAACTTGGAGGAGTGCGAGTTTCTGTGCACCAATGTGGGCATCATGGACCACGGCTCGCTGCTCTGCTACGGATCCTTGTCGCGTCTGAAGCACCGCTTCAACATGGGCATTTTCGTCAAGGTGAAGATGGGCACCAGAGCAGAATTGGACGATGACCGGGACAATTGGATGCGGCTCACTATGATGGCCCCAAACGATAATGAAATGGGAAGCATAGTGGGCGCTCGCCGCATGATGTTGGCGCACTTGCTTAGACATCACAATCCTCCAGTGGAACCAGTCAAGAAGTCGGGGACCAGTCGAGCCCAGCCGGACACCACAAATTCGGAATTGAACATGCGCAAGGACTACGAGGCGTTGCTGCGGGAATTGGAGGAGGTCTTCAAAAGGGACCATCCATACAGTACGGTCAg CGAGAAGTACTCCTACCGCGGCATGATCACCTTCTGCATTCCCAGGGGGCAGATCAAGTGGTCCGCCATCTTCGACTACATGGAGAACTTGAAGGATGAGCTGCAGATACTCTACTACTCGGTCAGTCATACAACTTTCCAGGATGTGTTCATGGAGTTTGTGAGGAAGCACAATCAATAG
- the LOC117135416 gene encoding putative sodium-dependent multivitamin transporter, with amino-acid sequence MPVGTFDAWDAAVLITILVISALIGIYYRYTGGKQRTTQEYLMADQSMTTFPVSFSLMASFMSAISLMGVSNESYEFGTIFCVINIAYVLSTPIAAYFFLPVFYRMRTTSVYEYLERRFGQATRLSASLAFTVQMVLYMGIALYAPALALEAVTGIHRSMAIVVIGLVCTFYSTLGGLKAVLITDVFQSFLMFAAIYAVIAVSAIKAGGFAAIWEVAVERGRVNFIEFSLDPTVRHTWWSLIIGGMVTYLSLYGVNQTQVQRLLSVRNLKSAQSALWWNLPILGMLSFSTIFSGLSIFYYYRDCDPVLKGRIDKRDQIMPLFALETMGQYPGLCGLFVSGIFSASLSTISSAVTSLSAVTLEDYLKPLYKAIFKRTLIDSKSTMPTKIVACIFGLLCIGLAFVAGSMGGVLQASLTIFGVVGGPLLAIFTLGVCTTRSNQRGVLLGFLVSLIVSFWMGFGGPKPKPVTLEFSTAGCENATAVMARAIELSSKSSGVVIEPDYFWLYRISYLWLSVIGFLIAVVVGYGSSIVLAHFGKAENAEIYLDKSRKQLDYDLFAPMLSRRWRRHEEEQDQTAQDETLTKLTEQ; translated from the exons ATGCCCGTGGGAACGTTCGACGCCTGGGATGCGGCCGTGCTGATCACCATCCTGGTCATATCGGCTCTGATTGGCATCTACTATCGGTATACGGGCGGCAAGCAAAGGACCACACAGGAGTACCTGATGGCGGACCAGAGCATGACCACTTTTCCGGTCTCCTTCAGCCTGATGGCCAGCTTCATGTCCGCCATCTCACTGATGGGCGTCTCCAACGAGTCCTACGAATTCGGGACCATCTTCTGTGTGATCAACATTGCCTACGTGCTGAGTACGCCCATTGCCGCGTACTTCTTCCTTCCTGTTTTCTATAGGATGCGGACGACCAGTGTGTACGAGTATCTGGAGCGGCGCTTCGGCCAGGCCACCCGTCTGTCCGCCTCCCTGGCCTTCACCGTGCAAATGGTGCTTTACATGGGCATTGCACTGTATGCACCAGCGCTCGCTTTGGAAGCTGTAACCGGCATTCATCGATCAATGGCCATCGTGGTCATTGGACTGGTGTGCACCTTTTATTCTACACTTGGCGGCCTGAAGGCGGTGCTCATCACGGATGTGTTTCAGTCCTTCCTCATGTTTGCCGCCATCTACGCCGTGATTGCAGTGTCGGCCATTAAGGCCGGCGGATTCGCGGCCATTTGGGAGGTGGCTGTGGAGCGAGGACGCGTCAACTTCATTGAGTTTTCATTGGATCCCACCGTGAGGCATACGTGGTGGTCTCTGATCATTGGCGGCATGGTCACTTACCTCTCCTTGTATGGAGTTAATCAAACGCAAGTGCAGCGACTCCTGAGTGTCCGCAATTTGAAGAGCGCTCAGTCGGCGCTTTGGTGGAACCTGCCCATCCTAGGAATGCTTAGTTTTAGCACCATTTTCAGTGGACTGTCCATATTCTACTATTATCGAGATTGTGACCCAGTGCTAAAGGGACGCATTGACAAGCGGGATCAGATCATGCCCCTCTTCGCACTGGAGACTATGG GTCAATATCCTGGACTGTGCGGGCTGTTCGTGTCCGGAATATTCTCCGCCAGTCTTTCCACGATTTCGTCGGCAGTTACCTCGCTGTCGGCTGTAACACTGGAGGATTACCTGAAGCCCTTGTACAAGGCGATATTTAAACGGACGCTAATTGACTCCAAGTCCACGATGCCCACCAAGATTGTGGCATGCATCTTTGGCCTACTGTGCATCGGGCTGGCTTTTGTGGCTGGCTCCATGGGCGGAGTTCTCCAGGCCTCGCTTACCATTTTCGGCGTGGTGGGCGGCCCTTTGCTGGCCATTTTCACACTAGGAGTCTGCACTACGCGCAGCAACCAAAGAGGCGTGCTGCTTGGCTTCCTCGTTTCCCTAATAGTTTCCTTCTGGATGGGATTCGGCGGACCCAAACCAAAGCCAGTTACCTTGGAGTTTAGCACAGCGGGTTGTGAGAATGCCACCGCTGTAATGGCGCGTGCCATCGAGCTCAGCTCAAAGAGCAGTGGAGTGGTCATCGAACCGGACTACTTCTGGTTATATCGAATTTCCTACTTGTGGCTGAGCGTGATCGGCTTTCTTATCGCCGTGGTCGTCGGCTATGGCAGCAGCATTGTGCTGGCTCACTTTGGAAAGGCAGAAAACGCGGAAATCTATTTGGACAAGTCTCGGAAGCAGCTGGACTACGATCTCTTCGCACCCATGCTGTCTCGCCGCTGGCGACGCCATGAAGAAGAACAGGACCAAACTGCCCAGGACGAAACGCTCACTAAACTAACTGAGCAGTAG
- the LOC117138389 gene encoding sister chromatid cohesion protein DCC1 produces the protein MESMEVDESAAQLYVRTPEDVKAIVKHAKLDERQLTQLTQALYFPSADVDSDNLRLLELDGHMLGQIRDGQTLYFKGGQNEKLVLCTDERTYDVKGAEISNSLLLVPDLKFAAATSTSPLKSPRTGNANASLERSLNDSTEDELEVPRTLEQRPVLKVFHEYFECREIRPRFRKLGELLQLTRYSGPENEFCVEQKLLFTFSQLLDTVQCSRGQFMEGLNQYRAIELDGRMRVMEYEYEYRIINMMLGLISENSWALDEVEREETINALKGIAPEDVVAGLFDIYTTPSERCPGKFEYQESMVSRIVAQNILQPGLRFRNEEFMRTWQEALPEGMSCDLKYLRGLGICDKEGAQPCIRSLAEELLPTNISDRMRALFKTKQRWTMEEMEPYIECFTTPNLSVSTLLAKHARSLTDGGVRYFVSKH, from the exons ATGGAGTCCATGGAGGTTGATGAGTCTGCTGCCCAGCT CTACGTTCGCACGCCGGAGGATGTGAAGGCCATTGTGAAGCATGCGAAACTGGACGAGCGCCAGTTGACCCAACTCACCCAGGCTCTGTACTTTCCCTCGGCGGACGTGGATTCGGACAATCTGCGCCTGCTGGAGCTCGATGGGCACATGCTGGGACAAATCCGCGACGGACAGACGCTGTATTTCAAGGGTGGCCAGAACGAGAAACTGGTGCTGTGCACCGATGAGCGAACGTACGACGTGAAGGGTGCGGAAATCTCCAACAGCCTGTTGCTGGTACCGGACCTCAAGTTTGCCGCCGCCACCAGCACCTCGCCGCTGAAGAGTCCGCGCACTGGCAACGCCAACGCCTCCCTGGAGCGCAGCCTCAATGACAGCACGGAGGATGAACTGGAGGTGCCGCGAACTCTGGAGCAGCGGCCGGTGCTCAAGGTGTTCCACGAGTACTTCGAGTGCCGCGAGATCAGGCCACGCTTTCGCAAGCTGGGCGAACTACTGCAGCTGACTCGTTATTCGGGGCCGGAAAACGAGTTCTGCGTGGAGCAGAAGCTACTCTTCACCTTTTCGCAGCTCCTGGACACGGTGCAGTGCAGCCGGGGTCAGTTCATGGAGGGATTGAACCAATATCGAGCCATAGAACTGGACGGGCGAATGCGCGTGATGGAGTACGAATACGAGTATCGCATTATTAACATGATGCTGGGTTTGATAAGCGAAAACTCCTGGGCCTTGGACGAAGTGGAACGGGAGGAGACCATCAACGCACTGAAGGGCATAGCTCCAGAGGATGTTGTGGCTGGGCTGTTTGATATCTACACCACTCCCAGCGAACGTTGCCCGGGCAAGTTTGAGTACCAGGAGTCGATGGTCTCCCGCATTGTGGCACAGAACATTCTTCAGCCGGGTTTGCGATTCCGCAACGAGGAGTTCATGCGCACCTGGCAGGAGGCTCTGCCCGAAGGCATGTCCTGCGACTTAAAGTACCTACGTGGCCTGGGCATTTGCGACAAGGAGGGAGCGCAGCCTTGCATACGCTCCCTGGCAGAGGAGTTACTGCCCACCAATATAAGCGATCGCATGCGGGCGCTATTTAAGACTAAACAGAGATGGACGATGGAGGAAATGGAACCGTACATAGA GTGCTTTACCACCCCAAACTTGTCCGTTTCCACACTGCTGGCCAAGCACGCTCGCTCATTGACCGATGGAGGTGTGCGATACTTTGTTTCAAAGCATTGA